A single region of the Marinobacter bohaiensis genome encodes:
- the fdxA gene encoding ferredoxin FdxA has protein sequence MAFVVTDNCIKCKYTDCVEVCPVDCFYEGPNFLVIDPDECIDCALCEPECPAEAIFSEDELPAGQEKYIEINAELAGKWENITEKKDPLPDAAEWDGKPDKFQYLEK, from the coding sequence ATGGCATTTGTCGTTACCGATAACTGCATCAAGTGCAAATACACCGACTGCGTGGAAGTCTGCCCGGTAGACTGCTTCTACGAAGGCCCGAACTTCCTGGTCATCGACCCGGACGAGTGCATCGACTGCGCCCTGTGTGAGCCCGAGTGCCCGGCGGAAGCGATTTTCTCGGAAGACGAGCTGCCGGCAGGCCAGGAAAAGTACATCGAAATCAATGCCGAGCTCGCCGGCAAGTGGGAAAATATCACGGAAAAGAAAGATCCCCTCCCCGATGCGGCCGAGTGGGATGGCAAGCCGGACAAGTTCCAGTACCTGGAAAAATAA
- a CDS encoding LysE family translocator, producing the protein MPSADLFWAYLVAISLLTVTPGVDTLVVMRNTARGGLRDGVVSSLGICSGLFVHATLSAVGISLILLQTAWAFTGLKWLGALYLVWLGLMSLRQAWRASGSGSPMPRVESVGEGGYRPMRSLREGVLSNVLNPKTALFYMAFLPQFIDPAGAAFTQSILLAAVHFVIAMVWQTLVAVMIVRSRRWGAKPRLKRLLHGLTGGVFVALGAKLAVTQP; encoded by the coding sequence ATGCCAAGCGCCGATCTCTTCTGGGCCTACCTGGTGGCCATTTCCCTGCTGACCGTGACACCCGGGGTCGACACCCTGGTGGTGATGCGTAACACCGCCCGCGGCGGCCTGCGCGATGGCGTGGTGAGCAGTCTGGGCATCTGTAGCGGGCTGTTCGTACACGCCACCCTGTCGGCGGTCGGCATCTCCCTGATCCTGTTGCAGACAGCCTGGGCCTTTACCGGGCTCAAATGGCTGGGTGCCCTGTATCTCGTCTGGCTGGGGCTGATGAGCCTGCGCCAGGCCTGGCGGGCCTCCGGTTCCGGATCGCCCATGCCGCGGGTCGAATCCGTGGGCGAGGGCGGCTACCGGCCCATGCGTTCGCTGCGCGAGGGCGTGCTGTCCAACGTGCTCAACCCCAAGACCGCCCTGTTCTACATGGCCTTCCTGCCGCAGTTCATCGATCCGGCCGGTGCCGCGTTTACCCAGTCGATCCTGCTGGCGGCGGTGCATTTCGTGATTGCCATGGTGTGGCAGACGTTGGTGGCGGTGATGATTGTGCGTTCACGCCGCTGGGGCGCGAAGCCCCGGCTCAAGCGGTTGCTGCATGGGCTGACGGGCGGTGTGTTTGTGGCGCTGGGGGCGAAGCTGGCGGTGACGCAGCCTTGA
- a CDS encoding DegV family protein — MRVGLIVDSACDLPYDFSRDKDIFILPVTAKIDGQTYVDDHSPETTARFYDSGLLQKGHHAETEAYSAQQIHDLFLERIVTEYDVAICETVTRSRSLVYQNATEAMNSVMSHYQPVREAAGRDGKFSMRVIDSKQLFSGQGLLAAHTLRLIEDGLGKNELRQQVEAFTDRIYTCAIPRDLHYLRERARRRGDKSISAVVAFLGKALNVTPVLMSRNSEPAPVAKTLNFNSAAEKVINYADSRVKAGLLTPYVVLSCGFSWEEIEALPGLDRLRETCAEHKVELLISQMGITSSIYLGPGSLCLSLAAEDHNFSDHQ, encoded by the coding sequence ATGCGAGTTGGTCTGATTGTCGATTCGGCCTGTGATCTGCCGTACGACTTTTCCCGCGACAAGGATATCTTCATCCTGCCGGTCACGGCGAAGATCGACGGACAAACCTACGTCGATGACCACAGCCCGGAAACCACCGCCCGTTTCTACGACAGCGGCCTGCTGCAGAAAGGGCACCACGCCGAGACCGAGGCCTACAGCGCCCAGCAGATCCACGATCTGTTTCTCGAGCGCATCGTGACCGAGTACGACGTGGCCATCTGTGAGACGGTGACCCGTTCGCGCAGCCTGGTGTACCAGAATGCCACCGAGGCCATGAACAGCGTCATGTCTCACTACCAGCCGGTGCGTGAAGCGGCCGGGCGGGACGGCAAGTTCTCCATGCGCGTCATCGACAGCAAACAACTGTTCTCCGGCCAGGGGCTGCTGGCCGCCCACACCCTGCGGCTGATCGAGGACGGGCTGGGCAAGAACGAGCTGCGTCAGCAGGTGGAAGCCTTCACCGACCGGATCTACACCTGCGCGATTCCCCGTGACCTGCATTACCTCCGCGAACGCGCCCGTCGCCGCGGTGATAAGAGCATCTCGGCGGTGGTGGCCTTCCTGGGCAAGGCGTTGAACGTCACCCCGGTGCTGATGAGCCGCAATTCGGAACCGGCGCCGGTGGCCAAGACGCTCAACTTCAACAGCGCCGCGGAGAAGGTGATCAACTACGCCGACAGTCGCGTCAAGGCTGGCCTGCTGACGCCATACGTGGTGCTGTCCTGCGGTTTTTCCTGGGAAGAGATCGAGGCGCTGCCGGGACTGGATCGCCTGCGTGAGACCTGTGCCGAGCACAAGGTCGAGCTGCTCATCTCGCAGATGGGCATCACCAGCAGCATCTACCTCGGGCCGGGCAGCCTGTGCCTGTCGCTGGCGGCCGAGGACCACAACTTCTCCGATCACCAGTAG
- a CDS encoding metal-dependent hydrolase: MTVSTTSASSTPADIDVAPRHVSFDVSGELRQLWHGNNLFRTAFFNALSLQFPDGEQQFIDSVRLYRDRIDDPKLQREVRGFIGQEALHGREHRAYNEGLKVRGYDIDRLDTRFRRHMAWVKKLSPSRQLAGTCGAEHYTAVLANAILAHPQWMAGASPTMRALWRWHAIEETEHKAVAFDVYRHCVGNERLRKVVFLFVTYNFFKYTFLNTCSMLRSEGKLWSLRTWLDGLNFLWGRPGVLRRCLPDFLAYFRTGFHPWQQDNRALLRENLQELEASYAAGTAETSRTA, from the coding sequence ATGACCGTCAGCACGACGTCAGCCAGTTCCACCCCGGCCGATATCGATGTCGCGCCGCGCCACGTTAGCTTCGACGTGAGCGGTGAGCTCCGGCAACTCTGGCACGGCAACAACCTGTTCCGCACCGCGTTCTTCAATGCGCTGTCCCTCCAGTTTCCGGACGGCGAGCAGCAGTTCATCGACTCGGTGCGCCTCTACCGGGACCGCATCGACGATCCCAAGCTCCAGCGCGAAGTGCGCGGTTTCATCGGCCAGGAAGCGCTGCACGGCCGCGAGCACCGGGCCTATAACGAAGGGCTCAAAGTGCGAGGCTACGACATCGACCGCCTCGATACCCGCTTCCGCCGCCACATGGCGTGGGTGAAGAAGCTATCGCCTTCCCGGCAGCTGGCCGGGACCTGCGGTGCGGAGCACTACACCGCCGTATTGGCCAACGCGATCCTGGCGCACCCGCAGTGGATGGCCGGCGCGTCACCGACGATGCGCGCGCTGTGGCGCTGGCACGCGATCGAGGAAACCGAGCACAAGGCCGTCGCCTTTGACGTGTATCGCCACTGCGTCGGCAACGAACGGCTGCGTAAGGTGGTGTTCCTGTTCGTCACCTACAACTTCTTCAAGTACACCTTCCTCAACACCTGCAGCATGCTGCGCAGCGAGGGCAAGCTGTGGAGCCTGCGCACCTGGCTCGATGGCCTGAATTTCCTGTGGGGGCGGCCCGGCGTGTTACGTCGCTGCCTGCCGGATTTTCTGGCCTATTTCCGTACCGGTTTTCACCCGTGGCAGCAGGACAACCGGGCGCTGCTGCGGGAGAACCTGCAGGAGCTGGAAGCGTCCTACGCCGCCGGCACCGCGGAAACCAGCCGAACTGCCTGA
- a CDS encoding SDR family NAD(P)-dependent oxidoreductase — MEIDQSVIVVTGGSSGLGAATVRHLAYLGARVAILARGEERARQLASDVGGIAVPCDVRDPRQTERAYHRVRDELGPMAAVINCAGVGTAEKILRKGEAMALERFSGVVETNLIGTFNSLRLAAAIMKDREHNADSERGVIINTASIAAFDGQSSQAAYAASKGGIVALTLPAARELGAYGIRVNTIAPGLFATPMTERLPQTVKDGIAGQSAFPARFGRPLEFARLVQQVIENPMINGETIRLDGGLRMPN, encoded by the coding sequence ATGGAGATTGACCAGTCGGTCATTGTGGTTACCGGCGGCTCATCGGGCCTGGGCGCGGCCACCGTCCGCCACCTGGCGTACCTCGGGGCGCGGGTGGCCATCCTGGCGCGAGGGGAAGAGCGCGCCCGGCAACTGGCCAGCGACGTCGGCGGCATCGCCGTTCCCTGCGACGTGCGCGATCCCCGGCAGACCGAGAGGGCCTACCACCGGGTCCGGGACGAACTCGGGCCCATGGCGGCGGTCATCAACTGCGCCGGCGTCGGCACGGCGGAGAAAATCCTGCGCAAGGGCGAAGCGATGGCCCTGGAGCGTTTCAGCGGTGTCGTGGAAACCAACCTGATCGGCACCTTCAACAGCCTGCGCCTGGCGGCCGCCATCATGAAAGATCGCGAACACAACGCCGACAGCGAGCGCGGGGTGATCATCAATACCGCGTCCATCGCCGCCTTCGACGGCCAGTCCAGCCAGGCCGCCTACGCCGCATCCAAGGGCGGCATCGTGGCGCTGACCCTGCCCGCCGCCCGTGAGCTGGGCGCATACGGCATTCGCGTCAACACCATCGCCCCGGGCCTGTTCGCCACACCCATGACCGAACGCCTGCCCCAGACGGTGAAAGACGGCATTGCCGGGCAATCGGCGTTTCCGGCGCGTTTCGGCCGGCCACTGGAATTTGCCCGGCTGGTCCAGCAGGTCATCGAGAATCCCATGATCAATGGCGAGACCATCCGTCTGGATGGCGGCCTGCGCATGCCGAACTGA
- a CDS encoding SGNH/GDSL hydrolase family protein codes for MHPLLTIPLLPVLLLEGRYVRARTPRLPEADGPRQGVAGEGPPLNLLILGDSAAAGVGADTQEQALAGQVVHRLARRYRVTWHLEARNGRRVQDYLGDDAPLPDLRPDVIVTSLGVNDVVSSIPPRRWLGQVERLIRELHERYQPALILFTDVPPMDYFLALPQPLRRYLGDRARQFNNGLGRRLPTLERTERISVLFENDPDLMAADGFHPGPAGYRVWANEVAARVFAHFPVQAPATEA; via the coding sequence ATGCACCCGCTGCTGACAATTCCACTGTTGCCCGTACTGCTGCTGGAAGGCCGTTACGTGCGGGCGCGAACGCCCCGGCTTCCGGAAGCGGACGGGCCCCGCCAGGGCGTCGCCGGCGAGGGGCCGCCGCTGAACCTGCTGATCCTGGGCGACTCGGCCGCCGCCGGCGTGGGGGCGGACACCCAGGAGCAGGCGCTGGCCGGCCAGGTTGTGCACCGCCTGGCCCGTCGCTACCGGGTGACGTGGCATCTGGAAGCGAGAAACGGCAGGCGGGTTCAAGACTATCTGGGTGACGACGCGCCGCTCCCGGACCTCCGGCCGGACGTTATTGTCACCTCCCTGGGGGTCAACGACGTGGTGTCGTCGATTCCACCGCGACGCTGGCTGGGGCAGGTGGAACGCCTGATCCGCGAACTGCATGAGCGCTACCAGCCGGCCCTGATCCTGTTTACCGACGTGCCGCCGATGGATTATTTCCTTGCCCTGCCCCAGCCACTACGCCGCTATCTCGGCGATCGGGCGCGGCAGTTCAATAACGGCCTGGGAAGGCGGCTGCCGACACTGGAGCGGACCGAGCGGATCAGCGTGCTGTTCGAGAACGATCCGGACCTGATGGCCGCCGACGGCTTTCATCCCGGACCGGCCGGCTATCGGGTATGGGCCAACGAAGTGGCGGCGCGGGTGTTCGCGCATTTTCCGGTCCAGGCCCCGGCGACCGAAGCCTGA
- a CDS encoding aminotransferase-like domain-containing protein, with product MSVLYAQLADQIQQLIKDGVYRSGDRLPGVRVLSRQFGVSISTVLQAHQTLESRGYLEARERSGYYARVPRQEAPIPVMPRPRTRPAPVTARDMALDLCSVERKNMVAMGAAVPHADFLPMRQIQHATIWAARQGLETLDYAFPGKDAFRRQIAQRMTNLGVVTTHEDIIATNGAQEAIILALRAVTRPGDIVAVESPSFPGILQALEVVGLRALEIPTHPVEGLSLEGLELALDQWPIKACVVVPNHSNPLGVRMPDEQKRRLVRLLDDAGVPLIEDDIYGDLPFEGERPRPAKSFDETGNVIYCSSFSKTISPGLRLGWIVPGQHFAALSQQKYFNNLATGSIPQMAVAHFLEQGGYDRYLRSARQRYREATERLRSAIIRDFPEGTAVSRPMGGFVLWVQLPNRVSGTAVFQAARERGINIAPGRMFSTTDKYEDCIRLNGANPWSERIDEAIRTLGALVAQRGG from the coding sequence ATGTCCGTTCTCTATGCACAGCTGGCGGATCAGATCCAGCAACTGATCAAGGATGGTGTCTACCGCTCGGGCGATCGATTGCCCGGCGTCCGGGTGCTCAGCCGCCAGTTCGGGGTGAGCATCTCCACCGTGCTCCAGGCTCACCAGACCCTGGAAAGCCGCGGTTATCTCGAAGCGCGTGAACGCAGCGGTTACTACGCCCGGGTCCCGCGCCAGGAGGCACCCATCCCGGTGATGCCTCGCCCGCGAACCCGGCCCGCCCCGGTGACGGCCCGGGACATGGCGCTGGACCTGTGCTCGGTGGAACGCAAGAACATGGTGGCCATGGGCGCGGCGGTGCCCCACGCCGACTTCCTGCCCATGCGCCAGATCCAGCACGCCACCATCTGGGCGGCGCGCCAGGGGCTGGAAACCCTCGACTACGCCTTCCCGGGCAAGGACGCGTTTCGCCGTCAGATCGCCCAGCGTATGACCAATCTGGGCGTGGTCACCACCCATGAGGACATCATCGCCACCAACGGTGCCCAGGAAGCCATCATCCTGGCGCTGCGGGCGGTCACCAGGCCCGGTGACATTGTCGCAGTGGAATCGCCCTCGTTCCCCGGCATCCTGCAGGCGCTGGAAGTGGTCGGCCTGCGGGCGCTGGAAATCCCCACCCATCCGGTGGAAGGGCTGAGTCTGGAAGGGCTGGAACTGGCCCTGGACCAATGGCCGATCAAGGCCTGCGTGGTGGTGCCCAATCACAGCAACCCGTTGGGTGTGCGCATGCCGGACGAGCAGAAACGGCGCCTGGTGCGGTTGCTGGATGACGCCGGTGTGCCGCTGATCGAAGACGACATCTACGGCGACCTGCCGTTTGAAGGGGAGCGGCCGCGCCCGGCGAAGTCGTTCGACGAGACCGGCAACGTCATTTACTGCAGCTCCTTCTCCAAAACCATCTCCCCGGGGTTGCGCCTGGGCTGGATCGTACCGGGCCAGCATTTCGCCGCGCTCAGCCAGCAGAAATACTTCAACAACCTGGCGACGGGCTCGATTCCGCAAATGGCGGTGGCGCATTTCCTGGAGCAGGGCGGCTACGACCGTTATCTACGCTCCGCGCGACAGCGCTACCGGGAGGCCACCGAGCGGCTGCGTTCGGCGATCATCCGCGACTTTCCCGAAGGTACGGCGGTCAGTCGGCCCATGGGCGGCTTTGTGCTCTGGGTGCAGTTGCCCAACCGGGTGTCCGGGACGGCCGTCTTCCAGGCGGCGCGGGAACGGGGCATCAACATTGCCCCGGGGCGTATGTTCTCCACCACCGACAAGTACGAGGATTGCATCCGCCTCAATGGCGCCAACCCCTGGAGCGAGCGGATCGACGAGGCCATCCGCACCCTGGGAGCGCTGGTGGCCCAGCGGGGCGGGTAG
- a CDS encoding PhzF family phenazine biosynthesis protein — MISLPLYQVDAFAHQPFSGNPAAVMPLDHWLPDAQMQAIAGENNLSETAFLVREPAGSEADFHIRWFTPGTEVPLCGHATLASAWVLFHRLGWTDEVVRFRSLSGPLAVRQLDNDWLELDFPSLPFDAMATPNLIREAIPGAPDEVYRVNVDANYLVVLESEAAVRALNPDLRRLKQLERGGVIVTAPGDAESRDFISRYFCPADGIDEDPVTGSIHSVLTPFWAERLGKTELRAQQVSTRGGELRCRLAGDRVRIAGQAVPFLEGQVNF; from the coding sequence ATGATTTCACTACCGCTGTACCAGGTCGACGCCTTCGCCCACCAGCCGTTTAGCGGCAATCCGGCGGCCGTCATGCCGCTCGATCACTGGCTGCCGGACGCGCAGATGCAGGCGATCGCCGGTGAGAACAACCTGTCGGAAACCGCCTTCCTCGTGCGCGAGCCGGCCGGCAGCGAGGCCGACTTCCATATCCGCTGGTTCACCCCCGGCACCGAAGTGCCCCTGTGCGGCCACGCCACCCTGGCCTCCGCCTGGGTGCTGTTCCATCGGCTGGGCTGGACGGACGAGGTCGTCCGCTTTCGCTCTTTGAGCGGCCCTCTGGCCGTCCGCCAGCTCGACAACGACTGGCTGGAACTGGATTTCCCCAGCCTGCCGTTCGATGCGATGGCGACGCCCAACCTCATCCGCGAAGCCATCCCCGGTGCGCCGGACGAGGTCTACCGGGTCAATGTCGACGCCAACTATCTGGTGGTTCTGGAGAGCGAGGCGGCGGTACGCGCGCTGAATCCGGACCTGCGTCGGCTGAAGCAGCTTGAGCGCGGCGGCGTGATCGTTACCGCGCCCGGTGACGCCGAGTCACGCGATTTCATCAGCCGTTACTTTTGCCCCGCCGACGGCATCGACGAAGACCCAGTCACCGGCTCCATCCACAGCGTGCTGACGCCGTTCTGGGCCGAGCGCCTAGGAAAAACCGAGTTGCGGGCACAACAGGTGTCCACCCGGGGCGGCGAACTGCGCTGTCGGCTGGCCGGCGATCGCGTGCGAATCGCCGGCCAGGCGGTGCCTTTCCTGGAGGGGCAGGTGAATTTCTGA
- a CDS encoding NAD(P)-dependent alcohol dehydrogenase — protein sequence MANTKAYAAQSETSGVAPFRIDRREPRPDDVSIEIDYCGVCHTDIHFAENDWGMTQYPVVPGHEIVGRVTAVGSDVTGFQVGDVVGVGCMVDSCRQCSACEAGLEQYCLEGNTPTYNGEDRHDHSVTYGGYSEQVVVSERFVVKVPEKLDPAAAAPLLCAGITTYSPLRHYGVKAGDRVGVIGMGGLGHMGVKFAKALGAEVTIFTRSDSKVAEAKKQGADHVIISTDEEQMAAAAETFDVMLDTVPVQHDLNPYLNSLKFDGKHIIVGLLEPVDPALEAAALVMKRRVLAGSLIGGMPETQEVLDFCAEHDITCDIEMLDIQNINAAYERMKKGDVKYRFVIDMQTLKAA from the coding sequence ATGGCGAATACCAAGGCTTATGCCGCCCAGTCCGAAACATCGGGCGTTGCCCCATTTCGCATTGATCGCCGCGAACCCCGCCCGGACGACGTGTCCATCGAAATCGATTATTGCGGCGTCTGCCACACCGATATCCACTTCGCCGAGAACGATTGGGGCATGACCCAGTACCCGGTGGTTCCGGGCCACGAGATCGTCGGCCGCGTGACCGCCGTTGGCAGCGACGTCACCGGATTCCAGGTAGGCGACGTGGTCGGTGTCGGCTGCATGGTGGATTCCTGCCGCCAGTGTTCCGCTTGCGAAGCCGGTCTGGAGCAGTACTGCCTGGAAGGCAACACCCCCACCTACAACGGCGAGGATCGTCACGATCATTCCGTCACTTACGGCGGTTACTCCGAGCAGGTCGTGGTGAGCGAGCGTTTTGTCGTCAAGGTGCCGGAAAAACTGGATCCGGCCGCAGCGGCACCGCTGCTGTGCGCGGGCATCACCACCTATTCACCGCTGCGTCACTACGGCGTGAAAGCCGGCGACCGGGTCGGCGTCATCGGCATGGGCGGTCTGGGCCATATGGGCGTGAAGTTCGCGAAGGCCCTGGGCGCGGAAGTAACCATCTTCACCCGCTCCGATAGCAAGGTGGCCGAAGCCAAGAAGCAGGGCGCGGACCACGTCATCATCTCCACCGACGAGGAGCAGATGGCCGCTGCCGCCGAGACGTTCGATGTCATGCTCGATACCGTACCGGTCCAGCACGACCTGAACCCATACCTGAACAGCCTCAAGTTCGATGGCAAGCACATCATCGTGGGCCTGCTCGAGCCGGTGGATCCCGCACTGGAAGCGGCAGCCCTGGTCATGAAGCGCCGTGTCCTGGCGGGCTCGCTGATCGGCGGCATGCCGGAAACCCAGGAGGTGCTGGATTTCTGCGCCGAGCACGACATCACCTGCGATATCGAAATGCTCGACATCCAGAACATCAACGCCGCCTACGAGCGCATGAAGAAGGGTGACGTGAAGTACCGTTTCGTCATCGACATGCAAACACTGAAGGCGGCCTGA
- a CDS encoding pirin family protein — translation MSNIEKTPSLSSSRDCPTVDGRRDIQRVAARTSEVGGIPVARSVPTRERRMIGAWCFLDHIGPVTLQPGEAGMRVGPHPHIGLQTFTWMIEGEILHRDSLGSRQVIRPGEVNLMTAGRGIAHTEESVEASGALHAVQLWIALPYADRETDPRFDHYPYLPRWEEQGADMTLLAGHFRDHNAPTLLFAPLLGMDIHHPAGGAFHLPLRPDYEYGLLPLEGDFRVDGETFGADQLAYLGTGRNRIDIEAPAGGRAIFLGGEPVEDEILMWWNFVGYSKEEIARAQLKWETGSERFGEVPGYNGEKLMPPPIPWKIPG, via the coding sequence ATGAGCAACATCGAGAAGACGCCTTCGCTGTCCTCGTCGAGGGACTGCCCCACTGTCGACGGGCGCCGCGACATCCAGCGGGTGGCTGCCCGAACCAGCGAGGTGGGCGGCATTCCCGTGGCCCGATCCGTGCCCACCCGGGAGCGACGAATGATCGGCGCCTGGTGTTTCCTGGATCACATCGGCCCGGTAACGCTTCAGCCTGGTGAGGCCGGCATGCGTGTAGGACCGCATCCTCATATCGGTCTGCAGACCTTCACCTGGATGATCGAGGGCGAGATCCTGCACCGGGACAGCCTGGGCTCAAGGCAGGTGATCCGCCCGGGTGAGGTTAACCTGATGACCGCCGGTCGGGGCATCGCCCACACCGAGGAATCGGTGGAGGCCTCGGGCGCGCTGCATGCCGTCCAGCTCTGGATCGCCCTGCCTTACGCCGACCGCGAAACCGATCCGCGCTTCGATCACTATCCCTACCTGCCGCGCTGGGAAGAGCAGGGCGCTGACATGACCCTCCTGGCCGGCCACTTCCGGGATCACAACGCGCCGACGCTGCTGTTTGCGCCGTTGCTTGGCATGGACATCCATCATCCGGCGGGCGGCGCCTTCCACCTCCCGCTCCGGCCTGATTACGAATACGGACTGCTACCGCTTGAGGGCGACTTCCGGGTGGATGGCGAAACCTTTGGCGCCGACCAGCTGGCGTACCTGGGCACAGGGCGTAACCGCATCGATATCGAGGCCCCGGCCGGCGGCCGCGCGATCTTTCTCGGTGGCGAACCCGTCGAAGACGAGATTCTTATGTGGTGGAATTTTGTGGGCTATTCGAAAGAGGAGATCGCCCGGGCCCAGTTGAAGTGGGAAACCGGTAGCGAGCGTTTCGGGGAGGTGCCGGGATACAACGGCGAGAAACTGATGCCGCCGCCGATTCCCTGGAAGATACCGGGATAA
- a CDS encoding BaiN/RdsA family NAD(P)/FAD-dependent oxidoreductase yields MPANYDVIIIGAGAAGLMCAATAGYRGRRVLVIDHASKAGKKILMSGGGRCNFTNLNSTPSNFLSANPHFCISALKRYTPQHFLDLVERHGIEHEEKAAGQLFCRDSSKDIVNLLLTECEWAGAEVRLKTTVNKVEPLAEGFRLRTGSGPLECASLVIACGGLSIPTLGATGFGYDIARQFGLEVLPTRAGLVPFTLHPELKEQLAPLSGISCPVDVHCNGEHFREPMLVTHRGLSGPSMLQISSFWEPGDALAVDLLPGENAAEALMAQRKARPQSTVAHYLNQHLPKRFAQAFNDLNGWQGPLQGYKNSDIEQVAQTLNRWHIKPAGTEGYRTAEVTLGGVDTRQLSSRTMAVNDRPDLFFIGEVVDVTGHLGGHNFQWAWASGVAAGNAA; encoded by the coding sequence ATGCCCGCAAACTACGATGTCATCATTATCGGCGCCGGGGCCGCTGGCCTGATGTGCGCCGCCACGGCCGGCTATCGCGGACGCCGCGTGCTGGTCATCGACCACGCCAGCAAGGCGGGCAAGAAGATCCTCATGTCCGGAGGCGGACGCTGTAACTTCACCAACCTCAACAGCACGCCGTCCAACTTTCTCTCCGCCAACCCGCACTTCTGCATTTCGGCGCTCAAACGCTACACGCCACAGCATTTCCTCGACCTGGTGGAGCGCCACGGCATCGAACACGAAGAAAAGGCGGCGGGGCAGCTGTTCTGCCGGGATTCCAGCAAGGACATCGTCAACCTGCTGCTGACCGAGTGCGAGTGGGCTGGCGCCGAGGTGCGACTGAAGACGACGGTGAACAAGGTGGAACCTCTGGCGGAAGGCTTCCGACTGAGAACCGGCAGCGGCCCGCTGGAATGCGCGTCATTGGTGATTGCATGCGGCGGGCTGTCGATCCCGACCCTCGGCGCGACCGGCTTCGGCTACGACATCGCTCGCCAGTTCGGACTGGAAGTCCTGCCCACCCGCGCCGGCCTGGTGCCCTTCACCCTGCATCCGGAACTCAAGGAACAGCTGGCGCCGCTGTCCGGCATCAGTTGCCCGGTGGACGTGCACTGCAACGGCGAACACTTCCGCGAACCCATGCTGGTGACGCATCGTGGCCTCAGTGGCCCGTCCATGCTACAAATCTCCAGTTTCTGGGAGCCCGGCGATGCGCTGGCCGTCGACCTCCTGCCCGGCGAGAATGCCGCCGAAGCGTTGATGGCACAACGCAAGGCCAGGCCCCAATCGACAGTGGCCCACTACCTGAACCAGCACCTGCCCAAGCGCTTCGCCCAGGCGTTCAACGACCTGAACGGGTGGCAGGGCCCGTTGCAGGGCTACAAGAACAGCGACATCGAGCAGGTGGCCCAGACGCTCAATCGCTGGCACATCAAACCCGCCGGCACGGAAGGCTACCGCACTGCCGAGGTGACCCTGGGCGGCGTGGATACGCGGCAGCTGTCATCGCGCACCATGGCGGTCAACGATCGCCCCGATCTCTTCTTTATCGGCGAAGTGGTCGACGTCACCGGCCACCTGGGCGGCCATAATTTTCAGTGGGCCTGGGCCTCCGGCGTGGCGGCCGGGAACGCGGCCTGA